A genomic window from Dehalococcoidales bacterium includes:
- a CDS encoding PHP-associated domain-containing protein — protein sequence MIPITEKKESMTLLKADLHIHTRYSMDCQSSLDKIIARCQELGINCVAIADHGTAEGGLELKKIAPFKVIVAEEILTTEGEIMGMFLKETIPSGITPREAIKRIRAQGGLVNVQHPFETIRGSALKDKVIDEILPEIELMEVMNSRSPFPTSADKAKAYAEKHNIPGGAGSDAHTINEIGNAYIEMPDFNTKEEFIESIKQGKIYGKRSGVFVHIFSKWAMVKGKLSRRGENE from the coding sequence ATGATACCGATAACGGAAAAGAAAGAGAGTATGACCTTGCTGAAAGCAGATTTACATATCCACACCCGGTATTCCATGGACTGCCAGTCCTCACTGGACAAGATAATCGCGCGGTGCCAGGAGCTGGGCATCAACTGCGTCGCCATCGCCGACCACGGCACCGCGGAAGGCGGGCTGGAGCTAAAGAAAATCGCCCCGTTCAAGGTCATCGTGGCGGAGGAAATCCTCACCACCGAAGGCGAAATCATGGGCATGTTCCTCAAGGAGACCATCCCCAGCGGCATCACCCCGCGGGAAGCCATCAAACGCATCCGGGCGCAGGGCGGGCTGGTTAACGTCCAGCACCCCTTCGAAACGATACGCGGCTCGGCACTGAAGGACAAAGTTATCGATGAAATTCTACCGGAAATCGAACTCATGGAAGTGATGAACTCGCGCAGCCCTTTCCCCACCAGCGCAGACAAAGCCAAAGCCTACGCGGAGAAGCACAATATACCCGGCGGCGCCGGCAGCGACGCCCACACGATTAATGAAATCGGCAACGCCTACATCGAGATGCCGGACTTCAACACCAAGGAAGAGTTTATCGAGTCCATCAAACAGGGAAAGATATACGGCAAAAGGTCCGGGGTGTTCGTGCATATTTTCAGCAAATGGGCCATGGTAAAGGGCAAATTAAGCAGGCGGGGTGAAAATGAGTAA
- a CDS encoding methyltransferase domain-containing protein: protein MGRRAHRGYGSDGTRESEAADRSAESQVSVMPETASEFDRLTDTWKEWQGFPWGKLYYDISRYNIQRHLDDRPKLILDIGGGNGADSIFYAKQGHTVTCLDASSAMLAEAKENAGAQGVSGNITFTQGNAEDIQERFNGNKYDLVLCHLMMEFLPEAPGFLNNLYNLVAPGGLLSVIDSNRYSLAYKTAFQNGDLVTAKNEIGKKEHFHPWVKRITRLYSGDETVEMLRNSGFEPAGHYGIQCACAYLPNERKSEKAYYDALVEFEKTLTDKYPYYLLARLYQIIGRKK from the coding sequence GTGGGGCGGCGTGCGCATCGAGGATACGGTAGTGATGGAACAAGGGAAAGTGAAGCTGCTGACCGGAGCGCGGAAAGTCAAGTATCAGTGATGCCGGAAACCGCCAGTGAATTTGACAGGTTGACTGATACCTGGAAAGAGTGGCAAGGCTTTCCCTGGGGTAAACTGTATTACGATATCTCCCGCTACAACATACAGCGGCATCTGGATGACCGTCCCAAACTCATCCTGGATATCGGCGGGGGCAACGGCGCCGACTCTATTTTTTACGCTAAACAGGGCCATACCGTAACCTGTCTAGATGCTTCATCCGCCATGCTGGCGGAAGCAAAAGAAAACGCCGGGGCACAGGGCGTATCCGGCAATATTACTTTTACGCAGGGTAATGCTGAGGACATTCAGGAGCGCTTTAACGGAAATAAATACGATTTAGTTCTCTGCCATCTGATGATGGAGTTTTTACCCGAGGCCCCCGGATTTCTAAATAATTTGTACAATTTGGTCGCACCCGGCGGCCTGCTGTCTGTTATCGATAGCAACCGCTATTCACTGGCCTACAAAACGGCCTTTCAAAACGGAGACCTGGTTACCGCTAAAAATGAAATCGGTAAAAAAGAGCATTTTCATCCCTGGGTCAAGCGTATCACCCGCCTGTATTCCGGTGATGAAACAGTTGAAATGCTGCGAAACAGCGGATTTGAACCGGCCGGTCACTACGGCATACAATGTGCCTGCGCTTATCTTCCTAATGAGCGAAAATCAGAAAAGGCATATTATGATGCTCTGGTGGAATTTGAGAAAACCTTAACGGATAAATATCCGTATTATTTGCTGGCCAGGCTTTATCAGATAATCGGGCGGAAGAAATAA
- a CDS encoding Xaa-Pro peptidase family protein, producing the protein MNKRLRNLGLKLAEKGLDAILITQPENRRWLSGFHGTAGYLIISRNKAILATDFRYTEQAAAEAPDFDIQRISGSLAEWFPGMMRDLAVKTLGFEGGDVTYDFHARLRGALRKKQVAVKLAATNNIVETLRAVKEPGEIELIRKASALTDAAFESVEKNIEAGMTEAQIAWELEKALREMGSQSLPFDIIVGSGPNAALPHAKPSGRPVQNGETIVIDMGGKVSGYASDLTRTVCAGKADAKLKKVYNTVLEAQTAAIAQIRKGMTGKEADAIAREVINQAGYGDAFGHSLGHGVGLAEHELPFLSPNSVEKLEENMVFTVEPGIYLTGWGGVRIEDTVVMEQGKVKLLTGARKVKYQ; encoded by the coding sequence ATGAACAAACGTCTTCGTAACCTGGGTTTAAAGCTGGCGGAAAAAGGCCTCGACGCTATATTGATAACGCAACCGGAAAACCGGCGCTGGCTTTCCGGCTTCCACGGCACCGCCGGCTATTTGATTATCAGCCGGAATAAAGCCATACTGGCCACGGACTTCCGCTATACCGAGCAGGCGGCCGCCGAGGCGCCCGATTTTGATATTCAGCGCATCTCCGGCAGCCTGGCGGAATGGTTCCCCGGGATGATGCGGGATCTGGCGGTTAAAACCCTGGGGTTCGAGGGTGGGGACGTTACTTATGATTTCCACGCCCGGCTGCGCGGCGCCCTGAGGAAAAAACAGGTGGCCGTGAAGCTGGCGGCCACCAACAACATCGTGGAAACCCTGCGGGCGGTAAAGGAGCCGGGGGAAATAGAGCTTATCCGTAAAGCCTCGGCGCTGACGGACGCCGCTTTTGAATCCGTCGAGAAAAACATCGAGGCCGGCATGACGGAAGCACAAATCGCCTGGGAGCTGGAAAAAGCCCTGCGGGAGATGGGCAGCCAGTCGCTCCCCTTCGATATCATCGTGGGTTCCGGTCCGAACGCCGCCCTGCCCCACGCCAAGCCATCCGGACGCCCTGTACAAAACGGCGAGACCATCGTGATTGACATGGGCGGCAAAGTCTCCGGCTATGCCAGCGACCTTACCCGCACCGTATGCGCCGGCAAGGCGGACGCCAAATTGAAAAAAGTCTATAACACCGTCCTGGAAGCGCAGACCGCGGCTATCGCGCAAATCCGCAAAGGCATGACCGGCAAGGAAGCGGACGCCATAGCGCGGGAGGTCATCAATCAGGCCGGCTACGGCGATGCCTTCGGGCATTCCCTGGGTCACGGCGTCGGCCTGGCGGAACACGAACTGCCGTTTCTCAGCCCTAACTCCGTGGAAAAGCTGGAAGAAAACATGGTGTTCACCGTCGAGCCGGGCATTTATCTCACGGGGTGGGGCGGCGTGCGCATCGAGGATACGGTAGTGATGGAACAAGGGAAAGTGAAGCTGCTGACCGGAGCGCGGAAAGTCAAGTATCAGTGA